From Neobacillus sp. PS2-9, the proteins below share one genomic window:
- the rpoB gene encoding DNA-directed RNA polymerase subunit beta, with protein MTGQLVQYGRHRQRRSYARISEVLELPNLIEIQTSSYQWFLDEGLREMFQDISPIEDFTGNLSLEFIDYSLGDPKYSVEESKERDVTYSAPLRVKVRLVNKETGEVKDQDVFMGDFPLMTETGTFVINGAERVIVSQLVRSPSVYFSGKLDKNGKKGFTATVIPNRGAWLEYETDAKDVVYVRIDRTRKLPVTVLLRALGFGSDQEIIELIGDNEYIRNTLEKDNTEGVDKALLEIYERLRPGEPPTVDNAKSLLVSRFFDPKRYDLANVGRYKINKKLHIKNRLFNQRLAESLADPETGEIIAEKGTVLDRRNLDRIIPALEKNINFKGFNPAGGVVEDEITLQGIKIYAPGDENEKVINVLGNAYVAEPIKNITPADIIASISYFFNLLHGVGDTDDIDHLGNRRLRSVGELLQNQFRIGLSRMERVVRERMSIQDTATITPQQLINIRPVIASIKEFFGSSQLSQFMDQTNPLAELTHKRRLSALGPGGLTRERAGFEVRDVHYSHYGRMCPIETPEGPNIGLINSLSSYAKVNRFGFIETPYRRVDPDTGKVTSRIDYLTADEEDNYVVAQANSRLGDDGSFVDADIVARFRGENTVVNRDRIDYMDVSPKQVVSAATACIPFLENDDSNRALMGANMQRQAVPLMQPEAPRVGTGMEYVSGKDSGAAVICKTDGIVEHVEAREVWVREMKEVDGQEVKGDLKKYRLLKFIRSNQGTCYNQRPIVAVGNRVKKGEILADGPSMELGELALGRNVLVAFMTWDGYNYEDAIIMSERLVKDDVYTSIHIEEYESESRDTKLGPEEITRDIPNVGEDALRNLDERGIIRTGAEVKDGDLLVGKVTPKGVTELTAEERLLHAIFGEKAREVRDTSLRVPHGGGGIVHDVKVFNREDGDELPPGVNQLVRVYIVQKRKIHEGDKMAGRHGNKGVISRILPEEDMPYLPDGTPVDIMLNPLGVPSRMNIGQVLELHLGMAARALNIHVATPVFDGAREEDVWGTIEEAGMARDAKTVLYDGRSGEPFDNRVSVGVMYMIKLAHMVDDKLHARSTGPYSLVTQQPLGGKAQFGGQRFGEMEVWALEAYGAAYTLQEILTVKSDDVVGRVKTYEAIVKGENVPEPGVPESFKVLIKELQSLGMDVKILSGDEKEIEMRDTEDEDDLQQVDTLNIVPDAPSLESEKVGSKE; from the coding sequence TTGACAGGTCAACTAGTTCAGTATGGACGACACCGCCAACGAAGAAGTTACGCACGAATCAGTGAAGTTTTAGAATTACCAAATCTTATTGAAATCCAAACCTCTTCATATCAATGGTTTCTGGATGAGGGATTGCGTGAAATGTTTCAAGATATTTCACCGATTGAAGACTTTACTGGTAACCTATCACTGGAATTTATTGATTACAGCCTTGGCGATCCAAAGTATTCTGTAGAAGAATCAAAAGAACGGGACGTTACATATTCTGCTCCATTACGTGTAAAAGTACGTCTTGTAAACAAAGAAACAGGCGAAGTAAAAGATCAAGATGTATTCATGGGTGATTTCCCACTTATGACTGAAACAGGTACGTTTGTCATTAATGGGGCAGAACGCGTTATTGTTTCACAATTAGTGCGTTCACCGAGCGTTTACTTTAGTGGTAAACTTGATAAGAATGGAAAAAAAGGATTTACAGCTACTGTAATTCCGAACCGCGGCGCTTGGCTGGAATATGAAACAGATGCCAAAGATGTCGTATATGTGAGAATAGATCGTACTCGGAAACTGCCCGTTACGGTTCTTTTGCGTGCATTAGGCTTCGGCTCTGATCAAGAAATTATTGAATTGATTGGAGACAATGAGTATATTCGTAATACTCTTGAGAAGGACAACACGGAAGGTGTGGATAAAGCGCTTCTTGAAATCTATGAGCGTCTACGTCCAGGTGAACCACCAACAGTTGATAACGCAAAAAGCTTATTAGTTTCTCGCTTCTTTGATCCAAAGCGCTACGATCTTGCAAATGTAGGACGCTATAAAATTAATAAGAAGCTTCATATTAAAAACCGTTTATTTAACCAACGTTTAGCAGAATCGCTTGCTGATCCTGAAACAGGTGAAATTATCGCAGAAAAGGGAACCGTTCTAGATAGAAGAAACCTAGATAGAATTATCCCAGCACTTGAAAAGAACATTAATTTCAAAGGCTTTAATCCTGCTGGCGGTGTGGTTGAGGATGAAATCACTTTACAAGGCATTAAGATTTATGCACCTGGTGATGAAAATGAAAAAGTAATTAATGTATTGGGTAACGCATATGTGGCGGAACCAATTAAAAATATTACTCCTGCCGATATCATTGCTTCTATCAGCTACTTCTTCAATTTATTGCATGGAGTAGGCGATACAGATGATATCGACCATTTAGGGAACAGACGTCTACGCTCTGTTGGAGAATTGTTGCAAAATCAATTCCGTATCGGTTTATCCCGTATGGAACGTGTAGTACGTGAAAGAATGTCTATTCAAGATACAGCAACAATCACACCACAGCAGCTAATTAATATTCGTCCAGTTATTGCATCGATCAAGGAGTTCTTCGGAAGCTCTCAATTATCTCAGTTCATGGATCAAACAAATCCACTTGCTGAATTAACGCATAAGCGCCGTCTATCTGCACTCGGACCTGGTGGTTTAACACGTGAGCGCGCAGGCTTTGAAGTTCGTGACGTTCACTATTCCCACTATGGACGTATGTGTCCGATTGAGACGCCGGAAGGTCCAAACATTGGTTTGATTAACTCACTATCATCTTATGCAAAAGTAAACCGTTTCGGATTTATTGAAACACCTTACCGTCGTGTTGACCCTGACACTGGCAAGGTAACAAGCCGGATCGATTACTTAACAGCGGATGAAGAGGATAACTATGTAGTCGCACAGGCGAATTCCCGTCTTGGTGATGATGGTTCGTTCGTTGATGCGGATATTGTTGCGCGTTTCCGTGGTGAGAACACTGTTGTTAATCGCGACCGTATCGATTATATGGATGTATCACCAAAACAGGTTGTTTCTGCTGCAACAGCTTGTATTCCGTTCTTAGAAAACGATGACTCCAACCGTGCCTTGATGGGTGCAAACATGCAGCGTCAAGCAGTACCTCTTATGCAGCCAGAGGCTCCAAGAGTTGGTACAGGTATGGAATATGTATCAGGAAAAGACTCCGGTGCAGCCGTCATTTGTAAGACTGATGGTATCGTAGAACACGTTGAAGCTCGTGAAGTTTGGGTTCGTGAAATGAAAGAAGTAGATGGCCAAGAAGTAAAAGGCGATCTTAAGAAATATCGTTTATTAAAGTTTATCCGCTCTAACCAAGGTACTTGCTACAACCAACGTCCTATCGTTGCTGTTGGTAATCGAGTGAAAAAAGGTGAAATTCTTGCTGATGGTCCTTCAATGGAATTAGGTGAGTTAGCACTTGGACGTAACGTTCTTGTTGCCTTTATGACTTGGGATGGATATAACTATGAAGATGCAATCATTATGAGTGAGCGTCTTGTAAAAGACGATGTGTATACATCCATTCATATTGAAGAATATGAGTCAGAATCTCGAGATACAAAGCTAGGACCTGAAGAAATTACACGTGATATTCCAAACGTAGGTGAAGATGCACTTCGTAATCTGGATGAGCGCGGTATTATTCGCACAGGTGCTGAAGTAAAAGATGGTGACCTTCTAGTTGGTAAGGTTACGCCAAAAGGTGTAACAGAATTAACGGCTGAAGAACGTCTATTACATGCAATCTTTGGAGAAAAGGCCCGTGAAGTTCGTGATACGTCACTGCGAGTTCCACATGGCGGCGGCGGTATTGTTCATGATGTTAAAGTCTTCAATCGTGAAGATGGAGATGAACTGCCACCAGGTGTTAATCAGCTTGTTCGCGTTTATATCGTTCAGAAGCGTAAGATTCATGAAGGCGATAAAATGGCAGGACGACATGGTAACAAAGGGGTTATCTCAAGGATTTTACCAGAAGAAGATATGCCTTATTTACCAGATGGTACACCAGTCGACATCATGTTAAACCCATTAGGGGTACCTTCACGTATGAACATCGGTCAGGTGCTTGAGCTTCACCTTGGTATGGCTGCAAGAGCACTTAATATTCACGTTGCCACTCCAGTATTTGACGGTGCCCGTGAGGAAGATGTTTGGGGAACAATTGAAGAAGCAGGTATGGCTCGCGATGCAAAAACTGTCCTATATGACGGCCGCTCTGGAGAACCATTTGATAACCGTGTATCCGTTGGTGTCATGTATATGATCAAGCTGGCTCACATGGTTGACGATAAACTTCATGCTCGTTCAACTGGACCATACTCTCTTGTTACACAGCAGCCACTTGGTGGTAAAGCACAATTTGGTGGACAGCGTTTCGGAGAGATGGAGGTATGGGCACTTGAAGCTTACGGTGCTGCATATACTCTTCAAGAAATCCTTACTGTTAAATCAGATGATGTCGTTGGTCGTGTGAAAACATATGAAGCCATTGTTAAAGGTGAAAATGTTCCAGAACCAGGCGTTCCTGAGTCATTTAAAGTATTAATTAAAGAACTTCAGAGCTTAGGTATGGATGTGAAAATCCTATCTGGTGATGAAAAAGAAATAGAAATGCGCGACACGGAAGACGAGGATGACTTACAACAAGTCGATACGTTAAACATTGTTCCAGATGCGCCAAGCCTTGAATCTGAAAAAGTGGGTTCAAAAGAGTAA
- a CDS encoding class I SAM-dependent methyltransferase, whose translation MSEHYYSRTQKVESDPKFWDFMLKNNLFRFKTDNGVFSKREVDFGSRLLIESFEMPQTEGFVLDVGCGYGPIGLSIAKQYHDRVVHMVDVNERAIQLSKENAALNKIENVKVYESDRLINVNEMNFAAILTNPPIRAGKQTVHDIFEQSYNHLVSNGELWVVIQKKQGAPSAIEKLKTLFSEVETIDKSKGYFIVKAIK comes from the coding sequence ATGTCTGAACACTACTATTCTCGTACCCAGAAGGTTGAAAGTGATCCGAAATTTTGGGATTTTATGTTAAAAAATAACCTCTTCCGTTTTAAGACGGATAACGGTGTTTTTTCAAAAAGAGAAGTAGATTTTGGCTCACGTTTATTGATTGAGTCTTTTGAAATGCCTCAGACAGAAGGATTCGTTCTGGATGTAGGTTGCGGCTACGGCCCTATCGGTTTGTCTATTGCGAAACAGTATCATGATCGTGTGGTTCATATGGTAGATGTGAATGAACGGGCGATTCAACTGTCAAAAGAAAATGCAGCATTAAACAAGATTGAAAATGTTAAAGTGTATGAAAGTGACAGGCTAATAAATGTAAATGAAATGAATTTCGCTGCAATCCTAACCAATCCGCCTATAAGAGCGGGAAAACAGACAGTGCATGATATTTTTGAACAAAGCTACAATCATCTTGTTTCGAATGGTGAGCTGTGGGTAGTAATTCAAAAGAAGCAAGGTGCACCATCTGCCATTGAAAAATTAAAGACACTATTTTCCGAAGTAGAGACTATTGACAAATCCAAGGGTTATTTTATTGTTAAAGCGATAAAGTAG
- the rplL gene encoding 50S ribosomal protein L7/L12: MTKEQIIEAVKSMTVLELNDLVKAIEEEFGVTAAAPVAMVGGAGAAAVEEQTEFDVILASAGDQKIKVIKVVREITGLGLKEAKDLVDNTPKAIKEGVSKEDAEAIKAKLDEVGANVEVK; this comes from the coding sequence ATGACTAAAGAACAAATCATTGAAGCAGTTAAATCTATGACTGTTTTAGAACTTAACGATCTTGTAAAAGCAATCGAAGAAGAATTTGGCGTAACTGCTGCTGCTCCTGTAGCAATGGTTGGCGGCGCTGGTGCTGCTGCTGTTGAAGAGCAAACTGAATTTGATGTAATCCTTGCTAGCGCTGGAGATCAAAAAATCAAAGTTATCAAGGTTGTTCGTGAAATCACAGGCCTTGGTCTTAAAGAAGCAAAAGATCTTGTTGACAACACTCCAAAAGCAATCAAAGAAGGCGTGTCTAAAGAAGATGCTGAAGCAATCAAAGCTAAGCTTGATGAAGTTGGAGCTAACGTTGAAGTTAAGTAA
- the rplJ gene encoding 50S ribosomal protein L10 — protein MSSAIEVKKQIVDEITDKLKASVSTVVVDYRGLSVSEVTELRKQLREAGVEFKVYKNSMVRRAADAAELSSLNDALTGPNAIAFSTEDVVAPAKILNDFAKKHEALELKAGVIEGNVASAEEIKALADLPSREGLLSMLLSVLQAPIRNLALATKAVADQKEEQGA, from the coding sequence ATGAGCAGTGCAATCGAAGTAAAAAAACAAATAGTTGACGAAATTACTGATAAGTTAAAAGCAAGTGTATCAACTGTCGTTGTTGATTATCGTGGTCTTTCAGTTTCTGAAGTAACTGAACTTCGTAAACAACTTCGCGAAGCAGGCGTTGAATTTAAAGTTTACAAGAATTCAATGGTACGCCGTGCTGCTGATGCTGCTGAGCTTTCTAGCTTAAATGATGCATTAACAGGTCCTAACGCAATCGCGTTCAGTACTGAAGATGTAGTAGCGCCAGCTAAAATCTTGAATGACTTTGCTAAAAAGCACGAAGCGCTTGAACTTAAAGCGGGTGTAATTGAAGGAAACGTCGCATCAGCTGAAGAAATTAAAGCTCTTGCTGACCTACCATCACGCGAAGGCTTGCTTTCTATGCTACTCAGCGTACTACAAGCTCCAATTCGCAATCTTGCTCTTGCTACAAAAGCAGTTGCAGATCAAAAAGAAGAACAAGGCGCGTAA
- the rplA gene encoding 50S ribosomal protein L1 produces the protein MAKKGKKYLEAAKLVDRLTAYPVAEAIDLAKKTNFTKFDATLEVAFRLGVDPKKADQQIRGAVVLPNGTGKTQRVLVFAKGEKVKEAEAAGADYVGDSEYINKIQQGWFEFDVIVATPDMMGEVGKLGRVLGPKGLMPNPKTGTVTFDVTRAINEIKAGKVEYRVDKSGNIHVPIGKASFENEKLVENFQTVFETLLKVKPSAAKGTYMKNVTVASTMGPGVKVDPSSVTAK, from the coding sequence ATGGCTAAAAAAGGTAAAAAGTATTTAGAAGCTGCAAAGCTTGTAGATCGTTTAACAGCATATCCAGTTGCAGAAGCAATTGATCTTGCGAAGAAAACTAACTTCACAAAATTTGACGCTACTCTTGAAGTGGCTTTCCGCTTAGGCGTTGATCCTAAGAAAGCTGACCAACAAATCCGTGGTGCAGTTGTGCTTCCAAACGGAACTGGTAAAACTCAACGCGTTTTAGTATTCGCGAAGGGTGAGAAAGTGAAAGAAGCAGAAGCAGCTGGTGCTGATTATGTAGGTGATTCTGAATACATCAACAAAATCCAACAAGGTTGGTTTGAATTTGATGTAATCGTAGCAACTCCTGACATGATGGGTGAAGTTGGTAAACTAGGACGTGTATTAGGACCTAAAGGCTTAATGCCAAACCCTAAAACAGGTACAGTTACATTTGATGTAACAAGAGCGATCAACGAAATCAAAGCAGGTAAAGTTGAATACCGTGTTGACAAGTCTGGTAACATTCATGTACCAATCGGTAAAGCATCTTTCGAAAACGAAAAGCTTGTTGAAAACTTCCAAACTGTGTTTGAAACATTGCTTAAAGTTAAGCCATCTGCTGCAAAAGGAACTTATATGAAGAACGTTACTGTTGCTTCAACTATGGGACCTGGCGTGAAGGTAGATCCTTCTTCAGTTACAGCTAAGTAA
- the rplK gene encoding 50S ribosomal protein L11 has product MAKKVIKMVKLQIPAGKANPAPPVGPALGQAGVNIMGFCKEFNARTADQAGLIIPVEITVFEDRSFTFITKTPPAAVLLKVAAGIQSGSGEPNRNKVATVKRDKVREIAEQKMPDLNAASVEAAMRMVEGTARSMGIVIED; this is encoded by the coding sequence GTGGCTAAAAAAGTAATTAAAATGGTTAAATTGCAAATCCCTGCTGGTAAAGCTAACCCAGCGCCACCGGTTGGTCCTGCATTAGGTCAAGCAGGTGTTAATATCATGGGATTCTGTAAAGAATTTAACGCCCGTACAGCAGATCAAGCTGGTTTGATTATCCCTGTTGAAATCACGGTATTTGAAGACCGTTCATTTACATTTATTACGAAAACTCCTCCTGCTGCCGTTCTTTTGAAAGTAGCAGCTGGAATCCAGTCTGGTTCAGGTGAACCTAACCGTAATAAAGTAGCAACAGTAAAGCGTGATAAAGTACGCGAGATTGCGGAACAAAAAATGCCTGACCTAAACGCAGCAAGCGTTGAAGCAGCAATGCGCATGGTTGAAGGTACTGCACGCAGCATGGGTATCGTAATCGAAGATTAA
- the nusG gene encoding transcription termination/antitermination protein NusG, producing the protein MEKNWYVVHTYSGYENKVKANLEKRVESMGMSDKIFRVVVPEEEETEIKNGKKKVVKRKVFPGYVLVEIVMTDDSWYVVRNTPGVTGFVGSAGSGSKPTPLLPEEVTVLLKRMGVEEKRVDIDYEIGETVRVKEGPFANFTGSIEEMDKDKAKLKVLVNMFGRDTPVELDFTQIEKL; encoded by the coding sequence ATGGAAAAAAATTGGTATGTAGTCCATACTTACTCAGGTTATGAAAATAAAGTAAAGGCCAACTTAGAAAAGCGTGTCGAATCAATGGGCATGTCGGATAAAATCTTCCGCGTAGTTGTTCCAGAAGAAGAAGAAACAGAAATAAAAAACGGTAAGAAAAAGGTAGTAAAACGTAAAGTATTCCCTGGATATGTACTTGTTGAGATCGTCATGACAGATGATTCTTGGTATGTCGTACGTAATACACCAGGTGTAACTGGGTTTGTTGGATCGGCTGGATCAGGCTCAAAGCCAACACCGCTATTACCAGAAGAAGTAACAGTTTTACTGAAGCGCATGGGCGTTGAAGAAAAACGTGTGGATATTGATTATGAAATTGGTGAAACGGTCCGCGTAAAAGAAGGTCCTTTTGCAAACTTCACTGGATCTATTGAAGAAATGGACAAGGACAAAGCGAAACTTAAAGTTCTTGTAAATATGTTTGGTCGAGATACTCCGGTTGAACTTGATTTTACACAGATTGAAAAACTGTAA
- the secE gene encoding preprotein translocase subunit SecE, with product MQRITKFFSDVLREMRKVSWPKRSELTRSTVTVLSTVVFFAAFFAVLDLGISKLIRLILE from the coding sequence ATGCAACGCATAACCAAGTTCTTCAGTGATGTTTTACGCGAAATGAGAAAAGTTAGCTGGCCAAAGCGCAGTGAGCTGACTCGTTCTACTGTTACCGTTTTATCTACTGTTGTTTTTTTCGCAGCATTCTTTGCTGTTCTTGATTTAGGAATTTCAAAATTGATTCGCTTAATTCTTGAATAA
- the rpmG gene encoding 50S ribosomal protein L33 has translation MSKKVILACADCGSRNYSTISKQEQTERLELKKFCKTCATHTIHRETK, from the coding sequence ATGAGTAAAAAAGTAATTCTTGCATGTGCTGATTGTGGCTCTCGGAATTATTCGACCATCAGCAAGCAGGAGCAAACAGAAAGATTAGAATTGAAAAAATTCTGTAAAACCTGCGCCACCCATACAATCCACAGGGAAACAAAATAA
- the sigH gene encoding RNA polymerase sporulation sigma factor SigH has translation MSTDFGTKVNEHFFVMEDEEIVDLVHQGDSEALDYLIHKYRNFVRAKARSYFLIGADKEDIVQEGMIGLYKAIRDFREDKLTSFKAFAELCITRQIITAIKTATRQKHIPLNSYVSLDKPIYDEESDRTLMDVLSGTKVLDPEELFINQEEFDHIEIKMTELLSDLERKVLALYLDGQSYQEISEELNRHVKSIDNALQRVKRKLERYLEIREFSL, from the coding sequence TTGAGTACGGACTTCGGGACAAAGGTCAACGAACATTTTTTCGTAATGGAAGATGAGGAAATAGTCGATTTAGTGCACCAAGGTGATAGTGAAGCGTTGGATTATTTAATCCATAAGTATCGTAATTTTGTACGTGCAAAAGCAAGATCCTATTTTTTAATTGGAGCGGACAAGGAAGATATTGTCCAAGAAGGCATGATCGGGCTGTATAAGGCCATTCGTGACTTCCGTGAGGACAAGCTTACCTCCTTTAAAGCATTTGCTGAGCTGTGTATCACACGTCAGATTATTACAGCCATTAAGACCGCAACCAGGCAGAAACACATTCCGTTAAACTCTTATGTATCTCTGGACAAGCCTATCTATGATGAAGAGTCTGATCGCACGCTGATGGATGTCTTATCTGGTACAAAGGTATTGGACCCTGAGGAATTGTTTATTAATCAAGAAGAATTTGATCACATAGAGATTAAAATGACTGAATTATTAAGCGATTTAGAAAGAAAGGTACTGGCACTTTATTTAGACGGCCAATCCTATCAGGAGATTTCTGAAGAGCTAAATCGTCACGTAAAATCCATTGATAACGCTCTACAACGCGTGAAACGAAAACTGGAACGTTATTTAGAAATTCGTGAATTCTCTCTATAA
- a CDS encoding NYN domain-containing protein, translated as MDILLVDGYNIIGAWPELRKLKDRDLPAARDRLVERMAEYQAFSGFRVIVVFDAHYVQGTEKKYNNHKVEVIFTKENETADERIEKMAISLNNRRTQIHVATSDFTEQWAIFGQGALRKSARELLIEMSSIEKGIEKKVKKIQEKKPVTKIPISDELAEIFEKWRRGQK; from the coding sequence ATGGATATCCTGCTTGTCGACGGATATAACATTATCGGAGCATGGCCAGAGCTTAGGAAATTGAAGGATCGGGATCTACCTGCTGCACGGGATCGCTTGGTGGAAAGAATGGCCGAATATCAAGCGTTCTCTGGTTTTCGCGTCATTGTTGTATTTGATGCCCATTATGTTCAAGGAACAGAAAAAAAGTATAACAATCACAAGGTAGAAGTGATTTTTACAAAAGAAAATGAAACGGCAGATGAGCGGATTGAAAAAATGGCTATTAGTCTGAATAATCGAAGGACGCAAATCCATGTGGCAACATCCGATTTCACAGAGCAATGGGCCATTTTTGGACAAGGTGCCTTAAGAAAATCCGCTCGGGAACTGCTGATAGAAATGTCATCGATAGAAAAGGGAATTGAGAAGAAAGTAAAGAAGATTCAAGAAAAAAAACCCGTAACCAAAATACCGATTAGTGATGAACTAGCAGAAATTTTTGAAAAATGGCGCAGAGGACAGAAATGA
- the rlmB gene encoding 23S rRNA (guanosine(2251)-2'-O)-methyltransferase RlmB, with protein MSQEYIVGKNPVIEALKSERDINKILIAEGSQRGQMQQITQLAKEANVLVQFVPKKKIDQISDENHQGVLAYVAAYQYAEIDDLFAAAEKKNETPFFLLLDEIEDPHNLGSIMRTADAVGAHGIIIPKRRAVGLTATVAKASTGAIEYIPVVRITNMARTIDELKERGLWIAGTDAKGESDYRQLDGTLPLGLVIGSEGKGMGRLIRDKCDFLINLPMAGKVTSLNASVAASLLMYEVYRKRHPLER; from the coding sequence ATGAGCCAGGAATACATCGTTGGAAAAAATCCAGTCATAGAAGCCCTAAAGTCGGAAAGGGATATTAATAAAATATTAATTGCTGAAGGGTCACAGCGCGGTCAAATGCAGCAAATTACCCAATTAGCAAAAGAAGCTAATGTGCTTGTTCAGTTTGTACCAAAGAAAAAAATCGACCAAATATCGGATGAAAATCATCAGGGAGTTTTAGCCTATGTAGCAGCCTATCAATATGCTGAAATCGATGATTTGTTTGCGGCAGCAGAAAAGAAGAATGAAACGCCTTTCTTTTTATTGTTGGATGAAATTGAGGATCCTCATAATCTCGGATCAATTATGCGGACAGCAGATGCGGTAGGTGCCCACGGGATTATTATTCCAAAGCGCAGGGCTGTAGGCTTAACAGCGACCGTGGCCAAAGCTTCCACCGGAGCAATTGAATATATACCAGTGGTACGTATAACGAACATGGCACGTACGATTGATGAATTAAAGGAACGAGGATTGTGGATTGCTGGAACCGATGCGAAGGGAGAATCTGATTATCGTCAGTTGGATGGCACACTCCCTCTCGGCTTAGTTATTGGAAGCGAAGGAAAAGGTATGGGTCGATTGATCCGGGATAAATGCGATTTTCTCATTAATTTGCCAATGGCAGGAAAAGTAACGTCTTTAAATGCTTCTGTAGCTGCCTCTTTGCTTATGTATGAGGTATATCGAAAACGACATCCTCTCGAGAGGTAG
- a CDS encoding Mini-ribonuclease 3: MLDYEETVDAKQLNSLALAYMGDAVFETYVRRHLLYSGKVRPNHLHRAGTKYVSAKAQCHILFQMMNDQLLTEEELAVVMRGRNAKSGTVPKNTDVQTYRYSTAFEALMGYLFLQGYNERLEELIKRAFSYVEEQKGGTFE; the protein is encoded by the coding sequence ATGCTTGACTATGAAGAAACAGTTGACGCCAAACAATTAAATAGCCTTGCACTTGCCTACATGGGGGATGCGGTCTTTGAAACGTATGTTAGACGTCACCTTCTCTATAGTGGGAAGGTAAGACCGAATCACTTACACCGTGCTGGAACCAAATACGTATCGGCGAAGGCTCAGTGTCATATTCTCTTTCAAATGATGAATGACCAGCTCCTTACTGAGGAGGAATTGGCCGTAGTTATGCGCGGCAGAAATGCGAAATCAGGCACTGTTCCCAAAAACACAGATGTTCAAACGTATCGATACAGCACGGCCTTCGAAGCATTAATGGGATATTTATTTTTACAAGGTTATAATGAGCGGTTAGAAGAGTTAATTAAAAGAGCATTTTCCTATGTAGAAGAACAGAAAGGAGGTACTTTTGAATGA